One genomic region from Bacteroidetes Order II. bacterium encodes:
- the acs gene encoding acetate--CoA ligase: MADEMVFSPAPAYSEAAHVSSMAAYEDLYEKSVSDPEAFWANVAQRIDWISPWTKVKNTSYEGDVQIRWYENAKLNVSYNCLDRHLAERGDQVAFIYEPDSPNEPAQSITYREAHEQVSKLSNVLKSLGVKKGDRVTIYMPMIPEAAYAMLACARIGAVHSVVFGGFAPDSIAGRIQDCDSSVVLTANVGLRGTKVVPLKKNVDIALEKCPSVQKVLVFHRTEADVHMEEGRDLWWHDEMAKADSVCEPEVMDAEDPLFILYTSGSTGKPKGVLHTSGGYLTYASYTHEMVFDYKDGDIYWCTADVGWITGHSYIVYGPLANGATSLIFEGIPNYPDASRFWEVVDKHQVTIFYTAPTAIRALMRLGDEPVKKTSRSSLRLLGSVGEPINPEAWLWYYRTVGDERCPIVDTWWQTETGGILISPLSGATPLKPGSATRPLPGVRPALVDEKGTILEGATSGNLVLLDSWPGQMRTVYKDHERFIQTYFSMYPGMYFTGDGCRRDEDGYYWITGRVDDVLNVSGHRIGTAELESALVAHPLVAEAAVVGYPHDIKGQGIYAYVTLNADADPSDALKKELIGWVRKEIGPIATIDLLQWAPGLPKTRSGKIMRRILRKVAENEFSNLGDTSTLADPNVVEDLIENRANK; encoded by the coding sequence ATGGCAGATGAAATGGTATTCAGCCCCGCCCCGGCCTATAGCGAAGCCGCACATGTCTCTTCAATGGCGGCGTATGAGGACTTATACGAGAAATCCGTATCAGATCCCGAGGCATTTTGGGCTAATGTGGCGCAACGTATTGATTGGATTTCTCCATGGACCAAAGTGAAAAACACATCTTATGAAGGTGATGTCCAGATCCGTTGGTATGAAAATGCAAAATTAAATGTGTCGTACAACTGCTTAGACCGGCATTTAGCCGAAAGGGGAGACCAGGTGGCCTTTATTTATGAGCCGGATAGCCCCAATGAACCCGCACAAAGCATCACATACCGAGAAGCACACGAGCAGGTCTCTAAGTTGAGCAATGTGCTGAAATCACTTGGCGTAAAAAAAGGAGATCGTGTTACCATCTATATGCCGATGATTCCGGAAGCAGCCTATGCCATGTTGGCGTGTGCACGGATTGGCGCGGTTCACTCGGTCGTATTTGGTGGGTTCGCACCGGATTCCATCGCTGGCCGAATTCAGGACTGTGATAGCTCTGTGGTGCTTACGGCCAATGTGGGCTTACGGGGCACGAAGGTGGTTCCACTTAAGAAAAATGTGGATATTGCACTCGAAAAATGTCCTTCTGTTCAAAAAGTACTCGTCTTTCATCGTACCGAAGCAGATGTTCACATGGAGGAAGGACGCGACTTGTGGTGGCATGACGAAATGGCCAAAGCCGACTCTGTATGCGAACCCGAAGTAATGGATGCCGAAGACCCACTTTTCATCCTTTATACATCGGGATCTACCGGAAAACCTAAAGGGGTATTGCATACTTCCGGTGGCTATCTAACATATGCTTCCTATACCCATGAAATGGTTTTTGATTATAAAGATGGCGATATTTATTGGTGTACGGCAGATGTAGGATGGATTACTGGGCACTCGTACATTGTTTATGGTCCGCTTGCCAATGGCGCTACTTCACTGATTTTTGAAGGCATTCCGAATTATCCAGACGCTTCTCGGTTTTGGGAAGTGGTTGATAAACATCAGGTTACCATTTTTTATACAGCACCCACAGCCATTCGTGCCCTCATGCGTTTGGGTGATGAACCCGTTAAAAAAACGAGCCGTTCTAGCCTCCGCTTGCTGGGTTCTGTAGGCGAGCCAATCAACCCGGAAGCGTGGTTGTGGTATTACCGCACCGTGGGCGATGAACGCTGCCCGATTGTGGATACATGGTGGCAAACCGAAACCGGAGGTATCCTGATTTCTCCGCTTTCCGGCGCAACACCCCTTAAGCCTGGTTCTGCTACACGACCGCTTCCGGGCGTACGTCCGGCCTTAGTGGACGAAAAAGGGACCATTTTGGAAGGGGCAACCTCTGGAAACTTGGTGTTATTGGATAGTTGGCCCGGCCAAATGCGTACCGTTTATAAAGACCACGAGCGTTTCATCCAAACCTATTTCTCGATGTATCCCGGCATGTATTTCACTGGAGACGGCTGTCGTCGAGACGAGGATGGATATTACTGGATTACTGGACGGGTGGATGATGTCCTAAACGTTTCAGGACATCGCATTGGAACGGCAGAATTGGAAAGCGCATTGGTCGCCCATCCATTGGTTGCAGAAGCAGCCGTTGTGGGTTATCCACACGACATTAAGGGACAAGGGATTTATGCCTATGTAACCCTCAATGCAGATGCCGATCCTTCGGATGCGCTTAAAAAAGAATTAATTGGCTGGGTTCGTAAAGAAATTGGGCCGATTGCAACCATTGACCTTTTACAATGGGCACCCGGTCTTCCCAAAACCCGCTCCGGAAAAATTATGCGACGGATTCTTAGGAAAGTAGCCGAGAACGAATTCTCTAATCTTGGAGATACTTCTACACTGGCAGACCCCAATGTGGTGGAAGATCTCATTGAGAATCGAGCCAATAAATAG
- a CDS encoding MHS family MFS transporter produces the protein MSSSPHSRQGISTVIGASSVGTLIEWYDFYIFGSLAAIISTQFFPKGNPTAALLSALAVFAAGFVVRPFGALVFGRLGDIVGRKYTFLVTLVLMGGSTFLIGLVPGYESIGMAAPIIVLVLRLIQGLALGGEYGGAATYVAEHAPVGKRGLYTSWIQTTATLGLFLSLGVILTCRNALGVEAFEDWGWRIPFWISILLVGVSIYIRLKMAESPAFTKIKAEGKISTNPLKESFTKKENMKMVLLALLGAVMGQGVVWYTGQFYALSFMQNTMALDTAQASWILIYALAFGTGFFVLFGWLSDKIGRKWIMMAGMLLAIISYRPIYTMMYDTADLTKKTVVEGSEKTDVTNSTAENGNKVEKKVVTRSYTDGTKFKETTTTTTPAGSTTAEKPVVKKAITLPSGQQWTLIFLILIQVIYVTMVYGPIAAFLVELFPTRIRYTSMSLPYHIGNGIFGGLMPFIGTALVTQAKTAGTPMPYLAGLWYPIIIAGVCLVIGALYLSNKAVDEE, from the coding sequence ATGTCCTCTTCTCCACATAGCCGTCAAGGCATAAGCACTGTCATTGGGGCCTCTTCGGTAGGAACCCTGATCGAATGGTACGACTTTTATATCTTTGGCTCGTTGGCAGCCATTATCTCGACACAGTTTTTCCCTAAAGGAAATCCTACTGCTGCTCTACTTTCTGCGCTTGCCGTCTTTGCAGCCGGATTTGTGGTACGCCCGTTTGGTGCGCTAGTCTTTGGACGTCTTGGTGATATTGTTGGTCGGAAATACACCTTCCTCGTAACCCTAGTTCTGATGGGGGGATCAACCTTTTTGATTGGCTTGGTTCCCGGATATGAATCCATTGGAATGGCTGCGCCCATTATTGTCTTGGTGCTTCGCCTGATTCAAGGCTTGGCATTGGGAGGTGAATATGGCGGTGCGGCAACCTATGTGGCCGAACACGCGCCAGTTGGAAAAAGAGGGTTATATACCTCGTGGATTCAAACCACGGCAACATTAGGACTCTTCCTATCGTTGGGCGTGATTCTTACGTGCCGGAATGCACTGGGAGTAGAAGCGTTTGAAGACTGGGGATGGCGGATTCCTTTCTGGATTTCGATCTTATTGGTTGGGGTTTCGATCTATATTCGTCTCAAAATGGCTGAATCTCCAGCATTTACCAAGATTAAGGCCGAGGGCAAAATTTCCACAAACCCATTGAAAGAGTCTTTCACCAAGAAAGAAAACATGAAAATGGTTTTGCTTGCGCTTTTGGGTGCAGTGATGGGGCAAGGGGTTGTCTGGTACACGGGTCAGTTTTATGCGCTCTCGTTCATGCAAAACACCATGGCACTTGATACGGCACAGGCTTCATGGATTTTGATTTACGCCCTCGCCTTTGGAACAGGATTCTTTGTTCTTTTTGGTTGGCTTTCGGATAAAATTGGCCGGAAATGGATTATGATGGCTGGTATGCTACTTGCCATTATCTCCTATCGTCCTATCTATACCATGATGTACGACACGGCCGATCTTACCAAGAAAACCGTTGTTGAAGGTAGTGAAAAAACGGATGTCACCAATTCGACCGCCGAAAACGGCAATAAAGTTGAGAAAAAAGTGGTGACCCGTTCCTATACCGATGGAACCAAATTTAAAGAAACCACAACGACGACCACGCCAGCAGGGAGTACAACCGCCGAGAAACCCGTTGTGAAAAAAGCGATTACGCTGCCCTCTGGACAGCAGTGGACGCTCATCTTCCTGATCCTTATCCAGGTTATTTATGTGACAATGGTGTATGGGCCAATCGCCGCATTCTTGGTCGAATTGTTCCCCACGCGTATCCGTTACACCTCTATGTCGCTGCCTTACCATATTGGAAACGGTATCTTTGGTGGGCTGATGCCATTCATTGGAACAGCCTTGGTCACACAGGCAAAAACAGCAGGAACCCCCATGCCGTACCTCGCCGGATTGTGGTACCCCATCATTATTGCAGGGGTGTGCCTGGTAATTGGTGCCCTCTATTTATCCAACAAAGCCGTTGATGAAGAGTGA